A window of Hymenobacter aerilatus contains these coding sequences:
- a CDS encoding RNA polymerase sigma factor, with product MATDTLLELLERIRANDYQAFEQLFEAHWRELYRYAYKVLRHAPDAEDITQELFCDLWANRAQLHVQTNAQSYLLGALRKKILTRFRDADIRSRHLQHFGAAQEASTELTLKHLVSHDTLAAVQARAQALPPKEKEVFLLSMLHDFSVKEIAERFATSEQTVRNQMNSALHKLSPYLVKLLS from the coding sequence GTGGCTACTGATACCCTACTTGAGCTACTGGAGCGAATCCGCGCCAACGACTACCAGGCCTTCGAGCAGCTGTTTGAGGCGCACTGGCGGGAGTTGTATCGGTACGCCTATAAGGTGTTGCGCCACGCCCCCGATGCTGAGGATATCACCCAGGAGCTGTTCTGCGACCTGTGGGCCAACCGCGCGCAACTGCACGTGCAAACCAATGCTCAAAGCTACCTGCTAGGAGCGTTGCGCAAGAAAATCCTCACCCGTTTCCGCGACGCCGACATCCGCAGCCGACACTTGCAGCACTTCGGTGCCGCACAGGAAGCCAGCACCGAGCTTACCCTGAAGCATCTCGTGAGCCACGATACGCTGGCCGCCGTGCAGGCGCGGGCTCAGGCGCTACCGCCCAAAGAGAAAGAAGTGTTTCTGCTAAGCATGCTCCACGATTTTTCGGTGAAGGAAATTGCGGAGCGCTTTGCCACTTCCGAGCAAACCGTGCGCAACCAGATGAACAGCGCTTTGCATAAGCTTTCTCCCTACCTGGTGAAGCTGTTGAGCTAA